Proteins encoded by one window of Arachis ipaensis cultivar K30076 chromosome B04, Araip1.1, whole genome shotgun sequence:
- the LOC107636501 gene encoding uncharacterized protein LOC107636501 codes for MKNFKEEVISNMQNQEAAIRKLETQVDYLSKQISTPNPHRGTMANQKEECKEITLQSGMELKDTSKKTQEKNAAGDLSDKEERLQINIPFPEALEQMPLYAKFLKELMTKKRSWRNDETVVLTEKCSAIIQHKLPQKLKDPGSFQIPCIIGEITVEKALCDLGASANLMSLAVLKRMKIEEAKPTRMAL; via the exons ATGAAGAATTTCAAGGAGGAAGTGATATCCAACATGCAGAACCAGGAGGCCGCCATCAGGAAGCTTGAGACACAAGTAGACTACTTATCAAAGCAAATTTCAACCCCCAATCCTCACAGGGGTACCATGGCAAACCAAAAGGAGGAGTGCAAGGAAATTACACTCCAAAGTGGAATGGAATTGAAAGACACCTCAAAGAAAACTCAAGAGAAGAACGCGGCAGGAGATCTAAGTGACAAAGAAGAG AGACTTCAGATTAACATTCCCTTTCCTGaagcattagagcaaatgccactctatgctaagTTTCTGAAAgaattaatgaccaagaagagaagttggaggaATGATGAAACTGTGGTGTTAACTGagaaatgtagtgccatcattcagcacaaactgccTCAAAAATTAAAGGACCCAGGAAGCTTCCAAATTCCTTGCAtcataggggaaatcacagttgAAAAAGCCttatgtgatttgggagctagtGCAAATTTGATGTCCTTAGCAGTGCTGAAaagaatgaagattgaggaagccaaaccaacaagaatggctcTCTAA